A window of Patagioenas fasciata isolate bPatFas1 chromosome 5, bPatFas1.hap1, whole genome shotgun sequence contains these coding sequences:
- the ACCS gene encoding 1-aminocyclopropane-1-carboxylate synthase-like protein 1 isoform X3: protein MSKRLTQADMNLMEPLLLQYPDWKGHMFLREEVARFLTYYCKAPAPLKAENVIVLNGCGSLFSALATVLCDPGEAVLIATPFYGGIIQSVFLYGNVKLVYAYLDSKITGTSTRPFQLTVEKLEKALQDARAEGVTVRALILLNPQNPLGDIYSLSELRDYLEFAKRHELHVIVDEIYMLSVFDESATFHSVLGMDRLPDPQRTHVMWGITKDFAVSGIRFGTLYTENQDVANAVASLCYFHGVCGPVQHKVAQLLRDRDWINQVYLRANHARLKAAHTYVTDELKTLGVPFLNRNAGFFVWIDFRKYLRTGTFEEEMLLWRRFLDNKVLLSCGKAFECSEPGWFRIIFADKTHRLQLGMQRIRKVLEEREQEILAEEKEQPCQSDQDGKADSTNEVIFVSRHQEPTCAGSSNLGDLIGLLQQQMRSSDWLQKNTAEQFAQEKPEIYDVFSKLVGKQ from the exons ATGTCCAAGCGG CTGACACAGGCTGATATGAATCTGATGGAGCCTCTACTGCTTCAGTATCCCGACTGGAAGGGACATATGTT TTTACGGGAGGAGGTGGCTCGATTTTTGACCTATTACTGCAAGGCCCCTGCACCTCTTAAGGCAGAAAAT GTCATTGTTTTAAATGGTTGTGGCTCTTTATTTTCTGCATTAGCTACAGTTCTTTGTGATCCAGGGG AAGCTGTTCTGATTGCTACTCCCTTTTATGGTGGTATCATTCAGAGTGTCTTCCTCTATGGTAATGTCAAGCTGGTGTATGCCTATTTAGACAGTAAG ATAACTGGAACAAGTACTCGGCCTTTTCAGCTTACAGTGGAAAAACTGGAAAAGGCCTTGCAGGATGCCAGAGCAGAG GGTGTCACTGTAAGGGCCCTAATTCTTCTGAATCCCCAAAATCCCCTTGGGGACATCTACTCCTTGTCAGAGCTACGGGATTACCTGGAATTTGCCAAAAG ACATGAATTGCATGTGATAGTAGATGAGATCTACATGCTGTCAGTTTTCGATGAATCAGCTACGTTTCACAGTGTCCTAGGCATGGACAG ATTGCCTGATCCACAGCGGACTCATGTGATGTGGGGAATAACCAAG GATTTTGCTGTCTCTGGGATTCGTTTCGGTACTTTATATACAGAGAATCAAGATGTTGCTAATGCAGTGGCTTCTTTGTGTTATTTCCATGGGGTTTGTGGACCTGTCCAGCACAAAGTTGCACAGCTGCTTAGAGACAGAG ATTGGATCAACCAAGTCTACCTGAGGGCCAACCACGCTCGCCTAAAAGCTGCCCATACATATGTGACAGATGAGCTGAAGACACTTGGGGTTCCTTTTCTCAACCGCAATGCAGGCTTCTTTGTCTGGATTGATTTCCGAAAG TACCTTAGGACAGGCACATTTGAGGAGGAGatgctgctctggaggcgttTTCTGGATAACAAGGTCCTCTTGTCCTGTGGTAAAGCCTTTGAATGCAGTGAACCTGGATGGTTCCGCATCATCTTTGCTGACAAGACCCACCGGCTACAGTTAG GTATGCAACGGATCCGCAAGGTTTTGGAAGAGCGGGAGCAGGAGATACTGGCTGAGGAGAAGGAGCAGCCTTGTCAGTCAGATCAGGATGGCAAAGCAGACAGCACAAATGAAGTCATTTTTGTGTCCCGCCACCAGGAACCTACCTGCGCTGGTAGCTCCAACCTTGGTGACCTCATTGGCCTTCTGCAGCAACAAATGCGTTCATCTGACTGGCTACAGAAAAATACAGCCGAGCAGTTTGCACAGGAAAAGCCAGAGATCTACGATGTGTTCAGCAAACTGGTGGGGAAGCAGTAG
- the ACCS gene encoding 1-aminocyclopropane-1-carboxylate synthase-like protein 1 isoform X1: MDFRGKKYERGSNWSDPEVVELLQLWADESVQMELESCLRNQHVFNRIAEVLREKGIHRTGDQCREKIKKMKLEYRRIKDNSKAPRGGRTWKFYEVMDRVLTSRPALAYSSLSGSMMAQQVLQGTMVESYHHQFPSSTLPFGHSQHPELMEIKCEEVNSDEHCLTPEPPPSMSYQQGSPEEHEMERAFLERAQNDSPISRVEIPIETSVSPSGFSEPNMANSSRIQNVVPRPGFSALHRLRKKRKGQRVKDPLDDLLLKTLTSQRAMEERFLQMEERRFQRDLDVEERRMQLEQRRFELEREHEFRMFNVFAQMLSILKQSHSGSSSSAAIPPGLDFSQALSEMTGMGGGGGSLQEMRARLLPERRVDMHGLCNPSDFHRSPYLSARGNIANLFCGSTEEGYKAYHADKYDEDKNPNGIINFGTSENKLCFDLMSKRLTQADMNLMEPLLLQYPDWKGHMFLREEVARFLTYYCKAPAPLKAENVIVLNGCGSLFSALATVLCDPGEAVLIATPFYGGIIQSVFLYGNVKLVYAYLDSKITGTSTRPFQLTVEKLEKALQDARAEGVTVRALILLNPQNPLGDIYSLSELRDYLEFAKRHELHVIVDEIYMLSVFDESATFHSVLGMDRLPDPQRTHVMWGITKDFAVSGIRFGTLYTENQDVANAVASLCYFHGVCGPVQHKVAQLLRDRDWINQVYLRANHARLKAAHTYVTDELKTLGVPFLNRNAGFFVWIDFRKYLRTGTFEEEMLLWRRFLDNKVLLSCGKAFECSEPGWFRIIFADKTHRLQLGMQRIRKVLEEREQEILAEEKEQPCQSDQDGKADSTNEVIFVSRHQEPTCAGSSNLGDLIGLLQQQMRSSDWLQKNTAEQFAQEKPEIYDVFSKLVGKQ, encoded by the exons ATGGATTTTCGGGGCAAGAAGTATGAGCGCGGCAGTAACTGGTCGGACCCcgaggtggtggagctgctgcagctctgggccGACGAGTCggtgcagatggagctggagagctgCTTGCGCAACCAGCACGTCTTCAACCGCATCGCCGAGGTGCTGCGGGAGAAGGGCATCCACCGGACGGGCGACCAGTGCCGGGAGAAGATCAAGAAGATGAAGCTGGAGTACCGGCGAATCAAGGACAACAGCAAGGCCCCGCGAGGCGGGCGGACGTGGAAGTTCTATGAGGTGATGGACCGAGTGCTGACCAGCCGGCCAGCCCTGGCCTACAGCTCCCTGAGTGGCAGCATGATGGCTCAGCAGGTGCTGCAGGGCACCATGGTGGAGAGCTACCACCACCAGTTTCCCTCCTCGACCCTGCCCTTTGGACACTCCCAGCACCCTGAACTGATGGAAATCAAATGTGAGGAGGTGAACTCTGATGAACACTgcttgaccccagagcccccaccGTCCATGTCTTACCAGCAGGGCTCCCCTGAAGAGCATGAGATGGAGAGAGCGTTTTTGGAGAGGGCCCAGAATGACTCTCCCATCTCCAGGGTGGAGATTCCCATTGAAACCAGTGTTTCACCTTCAG GTTTCAGTGAGCCAAACATGGCAAACTCATCACGGATCCAGAATGTTGTTCCCCGGCCTGGCTTCTCTGCCTTGCATCGGCTGAGAAAAAAGCGGAAAGGCCAGCGCGTGAAGGACCCACTGGATGATCTCTTGCTGAAGACCCTGACATCTCAGCGGGCCATGGAAGAACGCTTTTTGCAGATGGAAGAACGCCGATTTCAGCGAGATTTGGATGTGGAGGAGCGTCGGATGCAGCTGGAGCAGCGCCGGTTTGAACTGGAGCGGGAGCATGAGTTCCGCATGTTCAATGTCTTTGCTCAGATGCTCAGCATCCTAAAGCAGAGCCATAgcggctcctcctcctccgctgcgATTCCTCCGGGCTTGGACTTCAGCCAGGCACTGTCTGAAATGACTGGaatgggaggaggagggggcagccTACAAGAGATGAGGGCTCGGCTGCTTCCGGAGAGGAGGGTTGACATGCACGGCCTCTGTAACCCCAGCGATTTCCACAGAAGCCCCTACCTCTCTGCTCGTGGCAACATTGCCAACCTTTTTTGTGGCTCCACTGAGGAAGGGTACAAAGCTTATCATGCTGACAAGTATGATGAAGACAAGAACCCCAAT GGTATAATAAACTTCGGCACCAGTGAGAATAAACTGTGCTTTGACCTAATGTCCAAGCGG CTGACACAGGCTGATATGAATCTGATGGAGCCTCTACTGCTTCAGTATCCCGACTGGAAGGGACATATGTT TTTACGGGAGGAGGTGGCTCGATTTTTGACCTATTACTGCAAGGCCCCTGCACCTCTTAAGGCAGAAAAT GTCATTGTTTTAAATGGTTGTGGCTCTTTATTTTCTGCATTAGCTACAGTTCTTTGTGATCCAGGGG AAGCTGTTCTGATTGCTACTCCCTTTTATGGTGGTATCATTCAGAGTGTCTTCCTCTATGGTAATGTCAAGCTGGTGTATGCCTATTTAGACAGTAAG ATAACTGGAACAAGTACTCGGCCTTTTCAGCTTACAGTGGAAAAACTGGAAAAGGCCTTGCAGGATGCCAGAGCAGAG GGTGTCACTGTAAGGGCCCTAATTCTTCTGAATCCCCAAAATCCCCTTGGGGACATCTACTCCTTGTCAGAGCTACGGGATTACCTGGAATTTGCCAAAAG ACATGAATTGCATGTGATAGTAGATGAGATCTACATGCTGTCAGTTTTCGATGAATCAGCTACGTTTCACAGTGTCCTAGGCATGGACAG ATTGCCTGATCCACAGCGGACTCATGTGATGTGGGGAATAACCAAG GATTTTGCTGTCTCTGGGATTCGTTTCGGTACTTTATATACAGAGAATCAAGATGTTGCTAATGCAGTGGCTTCTTTGTGTTATTTCCATGGGGTTTGTGGACCTGTCCAGCACAAAGTTGCACAGCTGCTTAGAGACAGAG ATTGGATCAACCAAGTCTACCTGAGGGCCAACCACGCTCGCCTAAAAGCTGCCCATACATATGTGACAGATGAGCTGAAGACACTTGGGGTTCCTTTTCTCAACCGCAATGCAGGCTTCTTTGTCTGGATTGATTTCCGAAAG TACCTTAGGACAGGCACATTTGAGGAGGAGatgctgctctggaggcgttTTCTGGATAACAAGGTCCTCTTGTCCTGTGGTAAAGCCTTTGAATGCAGTGAACCTGGATGGTTCCGCATCATCTTTGCTGACAAGACCCACCGGCTACAGTTAG GTATGCAACGGATCCGCAAGGTTTTGGAAGAGCGGGAGCAGGAGATACTGGCTGAGGAGAAGGAGCAGCCTTGTCAGTCAGATCAGGATGGCAAAGCAGACAGCACAAATGAAGTCATTTTTGTGTCCCGCCACCAGGAACCTACCTGCGCTGGTAGCTCCAACCTTGGTGACCTCATTGGCCTTCTGCAGCAACAAATGCGTTCATCTGACTGGCTACAGAAAAATACAGCCGAGCAGTTTGCACAGGAAAAGCCAGAGATCTACGATGTGTTCAGCAAACTGGTGGGGAAGCAGTAG
- the ACCS gene encoding 1-aminocyclopropane-1-carboxylate synthase-like protein 1 isoform X2, producing the protein MANSSRIQNVVPRPGFSALHRLRKKRKGQRVKDPLDDLLLKTLTSQRAMEERFLQMEERRFQRDLDVEERRMQLEQRRFELEREHEFRMFNVFAQMLSILKQSHSGSSSSAAIPPGLDFSQALSEMTGMGGGGGSLQEMRARLLPERRVDMHGLCNPSDFHRSPYLSARGNIANLFCGSTEEGYKAYHADKYDEDKNPNGIINFGTSENKLCFDLMSKRLTQADMNLMEPLLLQYPDWKGHMFLREEVARFLTYYCKAPAPLKAENVIVLNGCGSLFSALATVLCDPGEAVLIATPFYGGIIQSVFLYGNVKLVYAYLDSKITGTSTRPFQLTVEKLEKALQDARAEGVTVRALILLNPQNPLGDIYSLSELRDYLEFAKRHELHVIVDEIYMLSVFDESATFHSVLGMDRLPDPQRTHVMWGITKDFAVSGIRFGTLYTENQDVANAVASLCYFHGVCGPVQHKVAQLLRDRDWINQVYLRANHARLKAAHTYVTDELKTLGVPFLNRNAGFFVWIDFRKYLRTGTFEEEMLLWRRFLDNKVLLSCGKAFECSEPGWFRIIFADKTHRLQLGMQRIRKVLEEREQEILAEEKEQPCQSDQDGKADSTNEVIFVSRHQEPTCAGSSNLGDLIGLLQQQMRSSDWLQKNTAEQFAQEKPEIYDVFSKLVGKQ; encoded by the exons ATGGCAAACTCATCACGGATCCAGAATGTTGTTCCCCGGCCTGGCTTCTCTGCCTTGCATCGGCTGAGAAAAAAGCGGAAAGGCCAGCGCGTGAAGGACCCACTGGATGATCTCTTGCTGAAGACCCTGACATCTCAGCGGGCCATGGAAGAACGCTTTTTGCAGATGGAAGAACGCCGATTTCAGCGAGATTTGGATGTGGAGGAGCGTCGGATGCAGCTGGAGCAGCGCCGGTTTGAACTGGAGCGGGAGCATGAGTTCCGCATGTTCAATGTCTTTGCTCAGATGCTCAGCATCCTAAAGCAGAGCCATAgcggctcctcctcctccgctgcgATTCCTCCGGGCTTGGACTTCAGCCAGGCACTGTCTGAAATGACTGGaatgggaggaggagggggcagccTACAAGAGATGAGGGCTCGGCTGCTTCCGGAGAGGAGGGTTGACATGCACGGCCTCTGTAACCCCAGCGATTTCCACAGAAGCCCCTACCTCTCTGCTCGTGGCAACATTGCCAACCTTTTTTGTGGCTCCACTGAGGAAGGGTACAAAGCTTATCATGCTGACAAGTATGATGAAGACAAGAACCCCAAT GGTATAATAAACTTCGGCACCAGTGAGAATAAACTGTGCTTTGACCTAATGTCCAAGCGG CTGACACAGGCTGATATGAATCTGATGGAGCCTCTACTGCTTCAGTATCCCGACTGGAAGGGACATATGTT TTTACGGGAGGAGGTGGCTCGATTTTTGACCTATTACTGCAAGGCCCCTGCACCTCTTAAGGCAGAAAAT GTCATTGTTTTAAATGGTTGTGGCTCTTTATTTTCTGCATTAGCTACAGTTCTTTGTGATCCAGGGG AAGCTGTTCTGATTGCTACTCCCTTTTATGGTGGTATCATTCAGAGTGTCTTCCTCTATGGTAATGTCAAGCTGGTGTATGCCTATTTAGACAGTAAG ATAACTGGAACAAGTACTCGGCCTTTTCAGCTTACAGTGGAAAAACTGGAAAAGGCCTTGCAGGATGCCAGAGCAGAG GGTGTCACTGTAAGGGCCCTAATTCTTCTGAATCCCCAAAATCCCCTTGGGGACATCTACTCCTTGTCAGAGCTACGGGATTACCTGGAATTTGCCAAAAG ACATGAATTGCATGTGATAGTAGATGAGATCTACATGCTGTCAGTTTTCGATGAATCAGCTACGTTTCACAGTGTCCTAGGCATGGACAG ATTGCCTGATCCACAGCGGACTCATGTGATGTGGGGAATAACCAAG GATTTTGCTGTCTCTGGGATTCGTTTCGGTACTTTATATACAGAGAATCAAGATGTTGCTAATGCAGTGGCTTCTTTGTGTTATTTCCATGGGGTTTGTGGACCTGTCCAGCACAAAGTTGCACAGCTGCTTAGAGACAGAG ATTGGATCAACCAAGTCTACCTGAGGGCCAACCACGCTCGCCTAAAAGCTGCCCATACATATGTGACAGATGAGCTGAAGACACTTGGGGTTCCTTTTCTCAACCGCAATGCAGGCTTCTTTGTCTGGATTGATTTCCGAAAG TACCTTAGGACAGGCACATTTGAGGAGGAGatgctgctctggaggcgttTTCTGGATAACAAGGTCCTCTTGTCCTGTGGTAAAGCCTTTGAATGCAGTGAACCTGGATGGTTCCGCATCATCTTTGCTGACAAGACCCACCGGCTACAGTTAG GTATGCAACGGATCCGCAAGGTTTTGGAAGAGCGGGAGCAGGAGATACTGGCTGAGGAGAAGGAGCAGCCTTGTCAGTCAGATCAGGATGGCAAAGCAGACAGCACAAATGAAGTCATTTTTGTGTCCCGCCACCAGGAACCTACCTGCGCTGGTAGCTCCAACCTTGGTGACCTCATTGGCCTTCTGCAGCAACAAATGCGTTCATCTGACTGGCTACAGAAAAATACAGCCGAGCAGTTTGCACAGGAAAAGCCAGAGATCTACGATGTGTTCAGCAAACTGGTGGGGAAGCAGTAG